The Agromyces atrinae genome window below encodes:
- a CDS encoding ABC transporter substrate-binding protein gives MRATRSRVAAITLTGVLAVSLTACAAGGESGESGPVDLTMALWSSNEDHLALLTQIGDAYVAEHGDEVASITFEPVTNPDYVAGLTTQIAGGDVPDLAWIPEASGPEFVDSGILHNVGDTLETTEGYALDDILPAALAPWQDEAGGVYAYPFSNSPFALYVNKDLLAAAGQPDVTALVGTPDYTWHTVTDIAAATAGATGSVGLNIPTFNPTNWSAVTMLGNAWGAAPWSADGKTCEFSSPEMIDYLTWYQEQMTRGAIPPVSGNAAPAAFASGDVAFSVAQLSQSGSLDDTFEWSFLPLPAGPEGYHPIVGQAGVSVLERSAHTEQAAGFLAYLTNPENAELLAQFFPPPRESLLNVEVLSQAAPKLSPEEIQSAIIDVVPEATVKPQNAVLSQFTDAVRAGLDPVWSGGDVETAVTGICEQISPILEG, from the coding sequence ATGCGAGCTACCCGATCCCGAGTGGCGGCGATCACGCTCACCGGCGTTCTCGCCGTCTCGCTCACCGCATGTGCGGCGGGAGGGGAGTCCGGTGAATCCGGCCCTGTCGATCTGACGATGGCGCTCTGGTCGTCGAACGAAGACCACCTCGCGCTGCTCACGCAGATCGGCGACGCCTACGTCGCCGAGCACGGCGACGAGGTCGCCTCCATCACGTTCGAACCGGTCACCAACCCCGACTACGTCGCGGGTCTCACCACTCAGATCGCCGGCGGCGACGTTCCCGACCTGGCCTGGATCCCGGAGGCGAGCGGACCGGAGTTCGTCGACTCCGGCATCCTGCACAACGTCGGCGACACCCTGGAGACGACCGAGGGGTACGCGCTCGACGACATCCTCCCCGCCGCGCTCGCGCCCTGGCAGGACGAGGCCGGCGGCGTCTACGCCTACCCGTTCTCCAACTCGCCGTTCGCCCTCTACGTCAACAAGGACCTCCTCGCCGCGGCGGGCCAGCCCGACGTGACGGCACTCGTCGGCACCCCCGACTACACGTGGCATACGGTCACCGACATCGCTGCGGCGACGGCGGGCGCGACCGGTTCGGTCGGTCTCAACATCCCCACGTTCAACCCGACGAACTGGAGCGCGGTGACGATGCTCGGCAACGCGTGGGGCGCCGCGCCGTGGTCGGCGGATGGGAAGACGTGCGAGTTCTCGTCGCCCGAGATGATCGACTACCTCACCTGGTACCAGGAGCAGATGACGCGCGGCGCGATTCCGCCGGTCTCGGGCAACGCAGCGCCGGCCGCGTTCGCGAGCGGTGACGTCGCCTTCAGCGTCGCGCAGCTCAGCCAGTCGGGAAGCCTCGACGACACCTTCGAGTGGTCGTTCCTGCCCCTTCCCGCCGGACCGGAGGGCTACCACCCGATCGTCGGCCAGGCCGGCGTGAGCGTGCTCGAGCGCAGCGCCCACACGGAGCAGGCCGCCGGGTTCCTCGCGTACCTGACGAACCCCGAGAACGCCGAACTCCTCGCCCAGTTCTTCCCGCCGCCCCGCGAGTCGCTGCTGAACGTCGAGGTGCTCTCGCAGGCCGCACCGAAGCTGTCGCCCGAAGAGATTCAGAGCGCGATCATCGACGTCGTGCCCGAGGCGACCGTGAAGCCGCAGAACGCCGTGCTCTCGCAGTTCACCGACGCGGTCCGTGCGGGCCTCGACCCCGTGTGGTCCGGCGGAGACGTCGAGACGGCCGTCACCGGCATCTGCGAGCAGATCTCCCCGATCCTCGAGGGCTGA
- a CDS encoding carbohydrate ABC transporter permease produces MRSDAASAARKRSRVTTVTLYVLLVAVSFPFLYPTLWMFFSSFKPANEIFLQPPTLLPREWTLDGFVQVFTAQPFLQQYGNSMYIAVIVTVSSILLSAMAGYAFARIRFPLRNSAFVLMLAAMMVPVEVTIIPIFTAVNAMGLNDTHWPLIILPIFGPTSVVSVFIFRQHFLSFPRDYEEAARLDGVSRAGVFFRIALPLATPAIAAVGIMAFLRSFNMYFEALIFLRTPEKFTLGLAITRYQDFYGEQMWNTQLGAASLTVIPILVVFLIAQKQFVQGLAQTGLKG; encoded by the coding sequence ATGAGGTCTGATGCAGCGAGCGCGGCGCGCAAGCGTTCGCGGGTCACCACGGTCACTCTCTACGTGCTGCTCGTGGCCGTGTCCTTCCCTTTCCTCTATCCCACGCTGTGGATGTTCTTCTCGTCGTTCAAGCCGGCGAACGAGATCTTCCTGCAGCCGCCGACGTTGCTTCCCCGTGAGTGGACGCTCGACGGGTTCGTGCAGGTGTTCACCGCGCAGCCCTTCCTGCAGCAGTACGGCAACTCGATGTATATCGCCGTGATCGTCACGGTGTCGTCGATCCTGCTGTCGGCGATGGCCGGCTACGCCTTCGCCCGCATCCGCTTCCCGCTGCGGAACTCCGCCTTCGTGCTCATGCTCGCGGCGATGATGGTGCCCGTCGAGGTGACGATCATCCCGATCTTCACGGCCGTGAACGCGATGGGCCTCAACGACACCCACTGGCCGCTCATCATCCTGCCGATCTTCGGGCCGACGTCGGTCGTCTCCGTGTTCATCTTCCGGCAGCACTTCCTGAGCTTCCCGCGGGACTACGAGGAGGCCGCGCGACTCGACGGGGTGAGCCGAGCGGGCGTGTTCTTCCGCATCGCCCTGCCGCTCGCGACGCCCGCGATCGCGGCGGTCGGCATCATGGCGTTCCTGCGCTCGTTCAACATGTACTTCGAGGCGCTCATCTTCCTGCGGACGCCCGAGAAGTTCACCCTCGGTCTCGCCATCACGCGCTATCAGGACTTCTACGGCGAGCAGATGTGGAACACGCAGCTCGGCGCGGCGTCGCTCACCGTCATCCCGATCCTCGTCGTCTTCCTCATCGCGCAGAAGCAGTTCGTGCAGGGCCTCGCGCAGACGGGACTGAAGGGCTGA
- a CDS encoding carbohydrate ABC transporter permease: protein MAFVAPQVLGVIVLGVIPFIFVVWYSFNEWRPLTGQMEFIGLDNYSRLAADPTFSASIVASLLFSAGVLILNLVIAISLAVLLNRRLKGITAFRTIFFSPVVVSVVAWSVTWGFLLAPDGGLNGALELLGIDGPNWLADPSTALISLVVVQVFKGVGMNMVLFLAALQSVPEEIREAAQLDGASPWRSFWSITVPMIAPTILLTGILTTIGSLEVFAPVQLLTGGGPGNTTNVLPFFLYRTAFISQQFGYASAIGVVLFAIILALTMLQWSTRRKWVHDEV from the coding sequence GTGGCCTTCGTCGCACCCCAGGTCCTGGGCGTGATCGTCCTCGGCGTCATCCCCTTCATCTTCGTCGTCTGGTACAGCTTCAACGAGTGGCGACCGCTCACCGGCCAGATGGAGTTCATCGGACTCGACAACTACTCCCGGCTCGCCGCCGACCCCACGTTCTCGGCATCGATCGTCGCGAGCCTGCTGTTCAGCGCGGGAGTGCTGATCCTGAACCTCGTGATCGCGATCAGCCTCGCCGTTCTCCTCAACCGTCGGCTGAAGGGCATCACGGCCTTCCGCACGATCTTCTTCTCGCCGGTCGTCGTGTCGGTGGTCGCGTGGTCGGTGACGTGGGGCTTCCTCCTCGCTCCCGACGGCGGCCTGAACGGCGCGCTCGAACTCCTCGGGATCGACGGGCCCAACTGGCTCGCCGACCCGTCGACGGCGCTCATCTCGCTCGTCGTCGTGCAGGTCTTCAAGGGCGTCGGCATGAACATGGTCCTCTTCCTCGCCGCTCTGCAGAGCGTTCCCGAAGAGATCCGTGAGGCCGCGCAGCTCGATGGGGCGTCACCGTGGCGATCGTTCTGGTCCATCACCGTGCCGATGATCGCTCCGACGATCCTCCTCACCGGCATCCTCACCACGATCGGCTCGCTCGAGGTGTTCGCTCCCGTGCAGCTGCTCACCGGCGGCGGGCCGGGCAACACCACGAACGTGCTGCCGTTCTTCCTCTACCGCACCGCTTTCATCAGTCAGCAGTTCGGATACGCCAGCGCCATCGGCGTCGTGCTCTTCGCCATCATCCTGGCGCTCACGATGCTGCAGTGGTCGACCCGTCGGAAGTGGGTGCACGATGAGGTCTGA